The DNA window GTTTTTCCAGCAGTTGGACAAATCCGGTCACCAGCCGCAGAGGTTCCTGAAGATCGTGGCTGGCCACGGAGGCAAACTGTTGCAGATCCTGATTGGAGCGTTCCAGATCGCGGGTCCGTTCCGCCACCCGCCGTTCCAGATCCTGGTTCAGGGTGAGCAGCCGTTCTTCGAGGTCCTTGCGTTCGGAGATGTCTTCGATCACCGATACGAAAAACACCGTGTTTTTCTGGTCGTCGCGAATCGGCGAGACCGAAAGCATGACCCAGATCGAATGACCGTTCTTGTGCAACAGCCTGCGTTCCGCGGCATAATGGGTCATCCTGTCGGCGATCATTTCCCTTGATCGAAGCCTGTCCTGGTCCCGTTCGTCGGCAAGGGTGAGCTCCTGGAAATGCCGTGCCGTCAGTTCATCCCGGGAGTACCCGAGGATGTCGCAGTAGCGTTGGTTGAGCAGGAGAAAGGTTCCATCAGGGGCCAGATGGGCGATGCCGACCGCCGCCTGTTCGAAGGTGGCCTGGAATTTTCGCCGTTCCTCCTGGAGGGAGCGTTCGAACAGATGACGTTCGGTGACATCGCGAAAGATTCCCAGAATCATCCGGCCATCTCCCAGATCGGTCACCCCGGCGCAGATTTCGACGGGAACCTCGCCGCCGTCCCGCCGCACGATGAAAACACCCGAGAGCAGCCCTTTTCCTTTCTGGACGTGTTCGCGAAAAAGTTGTTGGTAGCGTTCGATCTCATGGGGCGGATGAAGGGCGGTCTGGTGCATGCCGATCACTTCGGAGACGGGACGCCCCAGGAGTTCACCCGCCTTTGAATTGGCATCGACGATGATTCCCGAGTCGGCATCGGCGATGAGGATGGCGTCGTTGGCCGATTCGACGAGAAGACGGTATTTTCGTTCGGAACGGACGAAGGCTTCGTGGGCCTTTCGGGCATCGGTGACATCGCGAACCATGAGCAGGAAACCGGTCGTGCGGTTTTCGCGGTCGAGGATGGCGGAGACCCGTGCATCCAGAATGCGAGGTTCTCCGTTGATGGTCTGCCCGATGGAAAAGGAATGGTGGCCGTGGCGGCGGACTTCTCCGATACCGTGGGCGAGGCGCTGGGGGGGGACTCCCAGTTCCTGGTGAATGGCATCGACGGTGTGTCCCAGGACGGTGGCGGCGGCACGATCGAAAAGGCGTTCCGCCTCGGGGTTGAAATATTTGATACGAAAATCAAGGTCGGTGGCGAGGATGGCCAGATCGGTGGCGGTGCGCAGGATGTTGTCCAGGGATACCGCTTTTTCCTCCAGGGCCAGGCGGGCTTCGATCAAGGCAGTCCTGCCCTGGCGCAGGGCGGAGGTTTCCATGAGTTGTTGCACCATGGGGGTGGCGATGCGGAAAAACAGGGAGGCCCCGGCGAGGATGACCAGCATGCCGATCCCGGCGACCACCAATCCAGCCTTGAAAAACGGCCAACGAATCTCCGCCATGTCGATTTTGGCGACGATTCCCATCCCGAGGATGGGAATCGGTTCATGGGCGGCCAGTACCGCGACGCCACGATAATCCAGTCCGATGAGGACCCCCGAACGCCCCATCAAGGCCTGCCGCATTGGTTCGCCACTTTCGGAATCGAAGGGAACCCGGGCGATTTTGTCATGGTTGCTGTGCCTTTGTTTGAGGGTGAAGACAATTTCCCGGCCTTCCATCCGGGCCATGGCGAATTCGCCGGTCTCGCCGAATCCTATGAATTTGTCGTGCGCCTCTCTGAGTTGGGCCATGGTCGCTTCGATCATCTGCCGTCGCGACCGGATTCCCTGGAAAATGGCCTGTTCCCGGGTATGGTTGGCGATGGCATCGATCAATCCGACGCGGCTTTTGACGAGTTCGGTCAGGCGCAACCGGTTTTGTTCGAACGATGTTTCATAGAGGATGACGATCGAAATGCTGCTCAAAAGGATGCCGACTGCCGCCATGATGCCGACCAGAAGGACGAAGCGCGCCAGTTGGGGGTTGCCTGGGGAGGGGATCATTCCAGTTCGCTCGGGTCCTCGGGGAGGGAAAACCGCATGAGTGTCCCCTGGGCCTCGCCCGGTTCGACCCAGATGCGACCGCCATGACGTTCCACGACCCGTTTGCAGATCGTCAGGCCGATGCCGGTTCCCGGAAACCGGGAACGGGGATGGAGTTTCTGGAAGATGAGGAAAACCCGTTCGGCGAATTGGGGGGCGATGCCGATGCCGTTGTCACGGATCGAAAAGATCCATTTCGCCCCTTCCCGGTGGGCGCCGATGTGAATTTCCGGGGTTTGATCACCCTGAAATTTGAGGGCATTGTCGAGCAGATGGCGAAACACCTGGAACAGTTGTCCGGGGTCTGCGTGTACGATGGGGAGGGGATCGTGGGTGATCCGGGCCGAACGGGTGGTGATGGTGGTGTTGAGCGACTGGAGCGTCTGAAGGAGGATCCGTTCGCAGTCGGTGGGGACGATGTCGCCGGAGTGGGTGCCGATCCGGGAAAATTCAAGCAGACTGTCGATCAGGGCCTGCATGTGGCGAACGCCATCGGAAACGAAATCGATGTAGCTGTCCGCCTTGGTGTCGAGGGCGCCACGGTAGCGCCTGGCCAGGAGTTGCACATATCCCGAGACGAGCCGCAGGGGTTCCTGGAGGTCATGGGAGGCGGCGTAGGTGAATTGTTGCAGTCCCTGGTTGGATTGTTCCAACTCCCGATGCAGCTGGCTGTTTTTTTGTTGCAGGGTTTCGTTGACTTCCTTGAGGGTTCGCAGACGTTCTTCCCGCTCCACGAGCCGTTCCATGATCTGCCTGAAATCGGTTTTGGCCTGATCCCGCTGAATTTCGAGGGAATGAAGATCGAGGCAGGCGCGGATCTTGGTGAGCAACAGGGGTTCCTGAACGGGTCTGGGAACCAGATCGAAACGATGCGGACCGGGTTCCAGGGTGGTTCCCAAGGCACGATGGGGGTCGGTGACCAGGTAGAGAAGACAGGGGGGGTGGGATTCGTTGAGGGCATTGAGGTCGCGGGCGAATTCGTGATGTCCTTCGAGCCATCGATCTCCGTCGAGGATCAACAACGCCAGATGATGCCGTGCGGCGATCTCGATGGCATGAGCCTCGGAGTGGGCGGAAAGGATTGTCCCCTCGATACGCCGGCGCAGCAGCGAGAGAACTTCCTGGCTTCCTTCGCGGGTTTCGCCAAGCACAAGAAGAACAGGAGGTTCGGGGAGCGTGGTTTTGGGGTGTGGACGATCGAGGGAGGATGCGTCCTCCCTGTCATGGGAGGGGGTCGGGTTGCCGCATGAGGTTTCTTCACCGATGCGTTTTCTGTCCGGTGGCCTGCCTGAAACAGGGATCGATTCCTGACGATGCATGCGGACCACCTTCGACCAGGGAAAAGGCAGGTTTGGCGAGAATGATTCATGGCCGGGGTTCATGAATACCGGAAAATTCCAAACTCCGGGCCATTTTCCGCCAAGTGAGGAACTCTGGCAAGAGAAAATAAGTTAAATCAATTATTTTCGTAGGACTATCCCTTTGTCGCGCGGCAGGCGATAGGATTGATGCATCGAACGTGATGCAAATGATCATGTCCTGAAGTGTCGCGTGAAGTGGCAGATCAGAATGCGTCCGTCCGCGACATCTGGAAATCCGAAATGGAAGTACATTCGATCAATGTTTGGCCTGAATTTGACATGCCATTCACAAAAGAAAGTTCGACCACCGAATGAGGTTTTTCTTTCGTCCATCGCTTTGCGGTTTCCGTGCGTTTGGGGTGATTCCCTGGTAGTGGGGAAGCCGATCGCCGCCGAGAGGACCTTAACCAAGGCTTCGTCGGAATGTTCCAGGCGAATCCTCCGGCCCTGGTCATTGAGGATTGCCAGGGCGGTACCAACCTTATGTCGCAGGATACGATAGGGCTCGTCAAACCGATCGAACTCCCTGGCAAGGCCCGGTTTGAA is part of the Magnetococcales bacterium genome and encodes:
- a CDS encoding PAS domain S-box protein yields the protein MIPSPGNPQLARFVLLVGIMAAVGILLSSISIVILYETSFEQNRLRLTELVKSRVGLIDAIANHTREQAIFQGIRSRRQMIEATMAQLREAHDKFIGFGETGEFAMARMEGREIVFTLKQRHSNHDKIARVPFDSESGEPMRQALMGRSGVLIGLDYRGVAVLAAHEPIPILGMGIVAKIDMAEIRWPFFKAGLVVAGIGMLVILAGASLFFRIATPMVQQLMETSALRQGRTALIEARLALEEKAVSLDNILRTATDLAILATDLDFRIKYFNPEAERLFDRAAATVLGHTVDAIHQELGVPPQRLAHGIGEVRRHGHHSFSIGQTINGEPRILDARVSAILDRENRTTGFLLMVRDVTDARKAHEAFVRSERKYRLLVESANDAILIADADSGIIVDANSKAGELLGRPVSEVIGMHQTALHPPHEIERYQQLFREHVQKGKGLLSGVFIVRRDGGEVPVEICAGVTDLGDGRMILGIFRDVTERHLFERSLQEERRKFQATFEQAAVGIAHLAPDGTFLLLNQRYCDILGYSRDELTARHFQELTLADERDQDRLRSREMIADRMTHYAAERRLLHKNGHSIWVMLSVSPIRDDQKNTVFFVSVIEDISERKDLEERLLTLNQDLERRVAERTRDLERSNQDLQQFASVASHDLQEPLRLVTGFVQLLEKRYRDQLDEQANRYIAYAVDGTHHMQKLINNLLTYARMGTRNDTFTDTDMNQAMDQALSHLTQWISESQATITRDPLPTLQADAPLMIQLFQNLLGNALKFRGEHPPVIHVTAEKNASQWIFSVTDNGIGIDSRHHERIFLIFQRLHSKARFEGTGIGLALCKRIIERHGGSIRVESTPNQGSTFLFSLPDHPSDDQGQRVA